In a single window of the Microtus ochrogaster isolate Prairie Vole_2 unplaced genomic scaffold, MicOch1.0 UNK110, whole genome shotgun sequence genome:
- the Tex38 gene encoding testis-expressed protein 38 gives MNLSTIEKMWISLCVGFLGLCSSLIGSCILFLHWKKNLQREEHAQQWVEVMRAAMFTYSPLLYWINKRRHHGMNTAINTGPPFAGTKTETEVQNSDSLWELEISEGGNCIVQDSSLRGEAAGPLQHALVVPKQPQPSTMPQPQADSPIPLPIFQEVPFALALHNLPPMLNHSVSYPLTNYPEKKVHFCSLPILAHGTNCFNAKPFASEL, from the exons ATGAACCTCTCCACCATTGAAAAAA TGTGGATCTCCTTGTGCGTTGGATTCCTGGGGCTGTGTTCCTCGCTAATAGGCAGCTGCATACTCTTTCTGCATTGGAAGAAGAACTTGCAGAGAGAAGAACACGCCCAGCAGTGGGTGGAAGTGATGAGAGCTGCCATGTTCACCTACAGCCCACTGTTGTACTGGATAAACAAGCGGCGTCACCATGGCATGAACACAGCCATTAATACTGGCCCTCCCTTTGCTGGCACCAAGACCGAGACCGAAGTTCAGAATTCAGATTCTTTATGGGAGCTGGAGATCTCTGAAGGTGGGAACTGTATTGTGCAAGACAGCAGTCTTAGAGGTGAAGCCGCTGGTCCCTTGCAACATGCTTTGGTGGTTCCAAAGCAGCCCCAGCCTTCAACAATGCCACAGCCTCAGGCTGACTCCCCAATCCCATTACCCATTTTTCAAGAGGTGCCCTTTGCCCTGGCCCTCCACAACCTGCCTCCCATGCTGAACCACTCTGTCTCCTACCCTTTGACCAACTACCCTGAGAAGAAAGTTCATTTCTGTTCCCTCCCCATACTGGCCCATGGAACAAACTGTTTTAATGCCAAGCCCTTTGCTTCAGAACTGTAG